In Ignavibacteriota bacterium, a genomic segment contains:
- the cdd gene encoding cytidine deaminase has translation MKKQRLSSTYKKLIDASAKAKKNSYSPYSRFRVGAALLTSTGEIILGCNVENSSYGLTNCAERTVLFKAISDGKRKFKAIALSTDADEFIPPCGACRQVIMELAGDIDIIMTNKKGNVQTKKTSELLPMAFKPEMLQKD, from the coding sequence ATGAAAAAGCAACGGTTATCATCCACATATAAAAAACTTATAGACGCATCAGCGAAAGCGAAGAAGAATTCTTATTCTCCTTACTCCCGCTTTCGCGTTGGCGCGGCGTTGTTGACATCAACCGGAGAAATCATTCTTGGTTGTAATGTCGAAAACAGTTCGTACGGATTGACAAACTGCGCAGAACGAACTGTGCTTTTCAAAGCAATCTCTGATGGGAAACGAAAATTCAAAGCGATTGCTCTTTCAACAGACGCAGATGAATTTATCCCTCCGTGTGGCGCATGTCGTCAGGTGATTATGGAACTCGCCGGCGACATTGATATTATCATGACAAATAAAAAAGGCAATGTTCAAACAAAGAAAACATCTGAACTTCTGCCGATGGCATTCAAACCTGAAATGTTACAGAAAGATTGA
- a CDS encoding type II toxin-antitoxin system HicB family antitoxin: MNKYEVIIYWSQCDNAFIAEVPELPGCASDGATYQEALENVEVIIHEWIETAKELGRPIPEPKGRLVFA; encoded by the coding sequence ATGAACAAGTATGAAGTGATTATTTATTGGAGTCAGTGCGATAACGCCTTTATCGCTGAGGTTCCTGAATTACCAGGTTGCGCATCTGATGGTGCAACCTACCAAGAAGCTTTAGAAAATGTTGAAGTAATTATCCATGAGTGGATTGAAACTGCCAAAGAATTAGGAAGGCCGATTCCGGAACCAAAGGGTCGTTTGGTTTTCGCTTAA
- a CDS encoding B12-binding domain-containing radical SAM protein, with product MKKTIVLYNPQAPYYTMPLQFLALASVIDREKYDVKIVDARIEKSTRHAHEKVKELLNDAFCLGISVITGTPIKDAVEVSKLAKSVSPNIPIVWGGWHPSILPEQCMRDGYADYCIFGQGEITFLELLEAIESNSGFEKILGLAYLNKGEFMENAERKFIDINNFPTYDYSLIPTETYFKLKRIRQIDFYSSQGCPYRCAFCADPFVYNRRWSGLKGSRMLNDVFDIVQKYSVDDVLFQDENFFANRNRVLEFSQGINQKNMHFTWAVTSRADQLAPLEDDFLREVAQAGLRRVTIGTESGSQEMLDFMKKDTLAEEAVISAEKLSRHNIGATFNFIVGFPEEEFRYTLKTLETIKSIKKVNQNFEFGIFFFTPYPGTELFNYIVKKGFHVPQTLAEWSDIDFILYSGYWVSKSEQDYVERFKFYTKLATEQRYSKGFIRPFQKLAGLRIKNDSYGFPIEQRMINFVRHRILHHENW from the coding sequence ATGAAGAAAACAATTGTTCTTTATAATCCCCAAGCACCGTACTACACAATGCCATTGCAGTTCCTTGCATTGGCATCGGTAATTGACCGGGAGAAGTACGATGTAAAAATCGTTGATGCACGAATTGAAAAGAGTACGCGACACGCGCATGAAAAAGTAAAAGAACTTTTGAACGATGCGTTCTGTCTCGGAATTTCTGTCATCACCGGAACACCAATAAAAGATGCAGTAGAGGTTTCCAAACTTGCAAAATCAGTTTCACCGAACATTCCAATCGTTTGGGGCGGATGGCATCCTTCTATTTTGCCGGAACAATGTATGCGAGATGGTTACGCCGACTATTGCATTTTCGGTCAGGGTGAAATAACATTTCTTGAACTGCTTGAAGCGATTGAATCCAACTCCGGGTTTGAAAAGATTCTCGGATTAGCGTATCTCAACAAGGGTGAATTCATGGAAAACGCCGAGCGGAAATTTATTGACATAAACAACTTTCCGACGTACGATTATAGTCTTATTCCAACCGAAACATATTTCAAACTAAAAAGAATCAGGCAGATTGATTTTTACTCATCGCAAGGCTGCCCGTATCGCTGCGCGTTTTGTGCTGACCCGTTTGTCTATAATCGTCGCTGGTCAGGTCTCAAAGGCTCGCGCATGTTGAATGATGTGTTTGATATTGTTCAAAAATATTCTGTTGATGATGTCTTGTTTCAGGATGAAAACTTCTTTGCCAATCGAAATCGTGTCTTGGAGTTTAGTCAGGGAATCAATCAAAAGAACATGCACTTTACTTGGGCTGTAACTTCGCGAGCAGACCAATTGGCTCCGCTCGAAGATGATTTCCTTCGTGAAGTTGCGCAAGCAGGACTGCGTCGTGTTACCATCGGAACAGAATCCGGCTCTCAGGAAATGCTTGATTTTATGAAGAAAGATACGCTTGCAGAAGAAGCAGTCATCTCTGCAGAAAAGCTTAGCCGCCACAATATCGGTGCGACGTTTAATTTCATTGTCGGTTTTCCTGAGGAAGAATTCCGTTACACACTGAAGACCCTCGAAACCATCAAATCAATTAAGAAAGTAAATCAAAATTTTGAGTTTGGTATTTTCTTCTTCACGCCTTATCCCGGCACCGAATTATTCAATTACATTGTGAAGAAAGGATTTCACGTTCCGCAGACGCTTGCCGAGTGGAGTGATATTGATTTCATTCTTTATTCCGGTTACTGGGTGAGTAAGTCTGAGCAAGATTATGTCGAACGGTTTAAGTTTTATACAAAACTCGCGACCGAGCAACGATATTCAAAGGGATTCATCCGACCATTTCAGAAACTTGCAGGCTTACGAATCAAAAATGATTCATACGGTTTTCCAATCGAACAACGGATGATTAACTTTGTGCGTCATAGAATTCTTCATCATGAAAACTGGTGA
- a CDS encoding glycosyltransferase, which translates to MNIVFLSYFYDKDVENETSLLTRYNSTTEWCKAVLKAGANSVSVVQRFHKNSHLIHEGIHYYFVSDGLGNLTTPLDSFQNIHDVVVQLKPDVVHHNGWAYPLIHLRPRLSKETAIVWQHHGGGMPQWYSRPFYQTGFDVVDSFLFTSLEISHSWKKKKIISKHKEVHEVIESSSSFHPQGKQLSRTQLGLRGEEIFLWVGRLDANKDPLTVIKGFHKALLHLRDAHLYMIFHEGNLLNEVRQIIAALGLTERIHLLGKQPHELLEQYYSAADYFLLGSHHEGSGFALLESLACGVVPIVTDIPSFRKITNNGEIGKLWSVGVVESCAQAIVEASKKKRTREDVLDFFDRVLSYLALGKQALNAYQATYEKRNSVKKKVAVFVPGGIDSPQSGLQVPALVQLLSGLSEHYDMTIFSLIRVSENNISKCGNADIVFLNAQPSDSFIKKLYLLIKAFIKQHEQFDLIHGLWGTPTGLVAVIIGKLFGVPSIVSFLGGETANLLEISYGNMRSLFLRSVMLWLTKNADALVLLTNYQHQQINQLRMDPKEVHIIPLGVDTEQFAVHEKRELVPPFHFLHVGTLNKVKDHETLLRAFKLISGKVDCELKLVGADYLNGAVQQMIHQLRLDEKVTYFGVVEYEKMIDYYRWADVLLHTSRHEAQGMIIVEAAACNVVVCGTNVGLLSDFSPEKAVAVNVGDYQSLANEVLKLLNDKGRIEKLRNSAHDWATEHDIRWSVNQVKALYDKFLYIEHEQK; encoded by the coding sequence ATGAATATTGTATTCTTATCATACTTCTATGATAAGGATGTAGAGAATGAAACGAGTTTACTCACTCGCTACAACTCAACTACTGAATGGTGCAAAGCCGTTCTCAAAGCCGGAGCAAACAGCGTTTCGGTCGTTCAACGTTTCCATAAAAATTCTCATCTCATTCACGAGGGAATTCATTATTATTTTGTTTCTGATGGCTTAGGAAACCTTACTACTCCTCTCGATTCATTTCAAAATATACACGATGTTGTTGTTCAACTAAAGCCCGATGTAGTTCACCATAACGGCTGGGCTTATCCGCTAATTCATCTCAGACCGAGATTGTCGAAAGAAACTGCAATCGTTTGGCAACATCACGGCGGAGGAATGCCGCAATGGTATTCTCGTCCGTTCTATCAAACCGGATTCGATGTCGTTGACTCCTTCCTCTTCACTTCTCTTGAAATTTCCCACTCATGGAAAAAGAAGAAAATCATTAGCAAGCATAAAGAAGTTCATGAAGTGATTGAAAGTTCATCATCGTTCCACCCACAAGGAAAACAACTATCACGAACTCAGTTAGGGTTGAGAGGTGAAGAAATATTTCTTTGGGTTGGGAGATTGGATGCAAACAAAGATCCGCTCACGGTCATCAAAGGATTTCATAAGGCATTACTTCATCTCCGTGATGCCCATTTGTATATGATTTTTCATGAGGGAAATTTGTTGAATGAAGTTCGACAGATTATTGCAGCACTCGGACTGACTGAACGAATTCATCTACTTGGTAAACAGCCGCATGAACTTCTTGAACAATATTACAGCGCGGCTGATTATTTTCTCCTTGGAAGCCATCATGAAGGAAGCGGCTTTGCATTGTTGGAATCACTCGCTTGTGGAGTCGTTCCAATTGTAACTGATATTCCCTCGTTCAGAAAAATCACCAACAACGGAGAAATCGGGAAGTTATGGAGTGTTGGAGTTGTTGAATCCTGTGCTCAGGCAATTGTAGAAGCGTCAAAGAAAAAACGAACAAGAGAAGATGTTCTCGACTTTTTCGATAGAGTATTAAGTTATCTCGCGCTTGGCAAACAGGCGTTGAATGCATATCAAGCCACGTATGAAAAACGAAATTCAGTGAAAAAGAAAGTTGCAGTCTTTGTCCCCGGCGGAATTGATTCTCCTCAATCCGGGTTGCAAGTCCCCGCTTTGGTTCAACTCCTCAGCGGCTTGTCAGAGCATTACGACATGACAATCTTTTCCTTGATTAGAGTTTCTGAAAACAACATCAGCAAATGCGGAAACGCTGACATTGTTTTTCTCAATGCTCAACCGAGTGATTCTTTCATCAAGAAATTATATTTGTTAATCAAAGCTTTCATCAAACAACACGAGCAGTTTGATTTGATTCATGGACTGTGGGGAACTCCGACCGGACTTGTGGCTGTCATCATCGGAAAATTATTCGGAGTTCCAAGCATCGTAAGTTTCCTGGGTGGAGAAACTGCAAATCTACTTGAGATTTCTTATGGGAACATGCGCTCTCTTTTTTTGCGTTCAGTGATGCTTTGGTTGACAAAGAATGCTGACGCTCTTGTCCTTCTAACGAACTATCAACATCAGCAAATAAATCAACTCAGAATGGATCCAAAAGAAGTACACATCATTCCGCTTGGTGTTGATACAGAACAGTTCGCCGTTCATGAAAAACGAGAGCTTGTACCTCCATTTCATTTTCTCCACGTTGGTACACTCAACAAAGTAAAAGACCATGAAACATTGTTGCGAGCGTTCAAACTTATTTCAGGGAAAGTAGATTGTGAACTTAAATTAGTAGGCGCTGATTACCTGAACGGTGCAGTTCAACAAATGATTCATCAATTAAGATTGGATGAGAAAGTTACATACTTCGGTGTTGTAGAATATGAAAAAATGATTGACTATTACCGATGGGCTGATGTCCTCCTCCATACTTCTCGCCATGAAGCGCAAGGGATGATTATCGTTGAAGCCGCCGCGTGCAACGTCGTCGTATGTGGAACTAACGTCGGCTTGCTTTCTGACTTTTCACCTGAAAAAGCTGTAGCTGTGAATGTAGGTGATTATCAATCGTTGGCAAATGAAGTACTCAAACTTCTTAATGACAAAGGACGAATCGAGAAACTAAGAAACTCCGCTCACGATTGGGCAACCGAACATGATATACGCTGGAGTGTCAACCAAGTGAAAGCGTTGTACGACAAATTCTTGTATATTGAACACGAACAGAAATGA
- a CDS encoding purine-nucleoside phosphorylase, translating to MDKNQLKESGSFIRSRTKAKPKVAIVLGSGLGDFADSLSNKIAIDTSSIPHYPVSTVEGHKGKLVFGRIGKTELLAFQGRVHFYETGTLNTILFPIQVARALGVKTLIVTNAAGGVNKQFNPGDLMLITDQINLTFESPLRGKTPSKQIRSSFLYDVLLQEIIYKTALQHSLPLQRGVYCGVKGPSYETAAEIEMIRRIGADAVGMSTVNEVSLAHALGMKIAGISCITNYATGIKDLKLSHAEVTETANLAKKKFTLLLKSIIPLF from the coding sequence TTGGATAAGAATCAACTCAAAGAATCAGGTTCGTTTATTCGTTCACGAACAAAAGCGAAACCCAAAGTCGCAATCGTTCTTGGTTCCGGCTTAGGTGATTTTGCCGATTCGTTATCAAACAAAATCGCAATTGATACTTCTTCAATCCCCCACTACCCTGTTTCCACCGTCGAAGGACATAAAGGCAAGTTAGTATTTGGCAGAATCGGGAAAACAGAACTTCTTGCGTTTCAAGGCAGAGTTCATTTCTATGAGACGGGAACACTCAACACAATCCTCTTCCCCATTCAGGTTGCACGTGCGCTTGGAGTGAAAACGCTCATCGTCACCAATGCGGCTGGAGGCGTGAACAAACAATTCAACCCTGGTGATTTGATGTTGATTACCGACCAAATCAACCTGACGTTTGAAAGTCCGTTACGAGGAAAGACTCCCTCGAAGCAAATCCGTTCTTCTTTTTTGTATGATGTTTTATTGCAGGAAATAATTTACAAGACTGCTCTTCAACATTCTCTTCCGTTGCAACGGGGAGTTTATTGCGGCGTGAAAGGTCCCTCCTACGAAACCGCCGCAGAAATTGAAATGATTCGGAGAATCGGCGCTGATGCTGTGGGAATGTCAACCGTGAACGAAGTCAGTCTCGCTCACGCGCTTGGGATGAAGATAGCCGGAATCTCCTGCATCACGAACTACGCAACCGGAATCAAAGACTTGAAACTCTCCCACGCAGAAGTGACAGAAACCGCGAACTTGGCAAAGAAGAAATTTACGCTTTTGCTGAAATCCATCATTCCATTATTTTAA
- a CDS encoding nucleoside deaminase has product MKNSFRSYVIITLIVLSVLFGFQVATYKSASLFRDDVILSDSLLNELRALATTALQHKDAPIAALILYKGKIIGRGYNTVLRDINVGGHAEINALSDALHTFSRTEFALLEKDSLFLISTYEPCLMCQGAILEYNIKHVQFLKEKSILHWLKEDYRSYRYQWRRVQVSPNELQDSLFRLHPDYKE; this is encoded by the coding sequence ATGAAAAATTCTTTTCGCTCATACGTTATCATAACGCTTATCGTTCTTTCAGTGTTGTTTGGATTTCAAGTTGCAACATACAAATCCGCTTCACTCTTTCGTGATGATGTTATCTTATCCGATTCATTGCTGAACGAACTGAGAGCGCTTGCAACCACTGCTCTTCAACACAAAGATGCGCCAATTGCCGCGCTTATTCTTTACAAAGGTAAGATTATCGGCCGAGGTTACAACACAGTTCTTCGTGACATAAATGTCGGCGGTCATGCAGAAATCAATGCTCTTTCAGATGCACTACATACATTTTCAAGAACAGAGTTCGCTTTACTTGAGAAAGATTCTTTGTTCCTTATTTCCACGTACGAACCATGTTTGATGTGTCAAGGAGCCATCTTAGAGTACAACATCAAGCACGTTCAATTCTTAAAAGAAAAATCCATTCTTCATTGGTTGAAAGAAGATTATCGCTCGTATCGCTATCAATGGAGACGAGTTCAGGTTTCACCGAATGAACTACAAGACTCTCTTTTCCGATTACATCCCGATTACAAAGAATAA
- a CDS encoding NupC/NupG family nucleoside CNT transporter, translating to MNPESVIRGIIGIAVILGIAFLFSNNKKKVNWRLVGMGLAIQLVFAIFIILHEPLKNFFFPLGLPKIVIDWLGGAIVSLLNFTIEGAKFVFGNLAINSGPGSLGFFFAFQVLPTIIFVSSLTSVLYYLGILQRVVQGMAWVMARLMGTSGAESLSNTANIFVGQTEAPLLIKPYIGTMTKSELLTIMVGGMATIAGGVMAAYIQMLGQSFADAQHLDLQTAQLKFAVQLLAASVMAAPASLAISKILYPETEESMTKGTVKLKVEKQASNVIEAAAGGASDGLQLSLNVGGMLIAFIAFITLINYLLEQFGAVTGLNTYLMAVYHKPLTLQFMLGYILQFLTFAVGVPWQDALNVGSLIGTKVALNEFVAYLDLAALVKEGALTEKGVLMATFALCGFANFSSIAIQIGGISPLAPERRKDIAALGLKAVLGGSLATLLTATIAGILLG from the coding sequence ATGAATCCCGAATCAGTAATCAGAGGCATCATAGGTATTGCTGTCATCCTCGGCATCGCGTTTCTTTTTTCTAACAATAAGAAAAAAGTCAATTGGCGACTTGTCGGAATGGGATTGGCGATTCAACTTGTGTTTGCAATTTTCATTATTCTTCATGAGCCACTGAAGAATTTCTTCTTCCCCCTCGGACTTCCCAAAATAGTAATTGATTGGCTTGGTGGAGCGATTGTCAGCCTTCTTAACTTCACCATCGAAGGGGCGAAGTTTGTCTTTGGAAATCTGGCAATCAATTCCGGTCCAGGTAGCCTTGGATTTTTCTTTGCGTTTCAGGTCCTTCCGACAATCATCTTTGTCTCTTCTTTAACGTCAGTCCTTTATTATCTAGGAATCCTCCAACGAGTTGTTCAGGGAATGGCGTGGGTAATGGCTCGGTTGATGGGAACAAGCGGCGCAGAATCGCTTTCGAATACTGCAAACATTTTTGTCGGACAAACCGAAGCGCCATTGCTTATTAAACCATATATCGGTACGATGACAAAATCCGAACTCCTGACGATTATGGTGGGCGGTATGGCGACGATTGCAGGAGGTGTGATGGCGGCATACATTCAGATGCTCGGTCAATCCTTCGCGGATGCCCAACATCTTGATTTGCAAACGGCTCAATTAAAATTTGCAGTTCAACTTCTTGCCGCAAGCGTAATGGCGGCTCCTGCTTCATTAGCTATTTCGAAGATTCTTTATCCTGAAACTGAAGAATCAATGACAAAAGGAACAGTCAAACTGAAAGTTGAGAAACAAGCATCAAATGTTATCGAAGCGGCGGCAGGCGGCGCGTCGGATGGACTTCAACTTTCACTCAATGTTGGTGGAATGTTGATAGCGTTCATCGCTTTCATCACGCTCATTAATTACCTGCTCGAACAATTCGGCGCGGTAACAGGATTGAACACGTATCTCATGGCAGTATATCATAAGCCGCTCACGTTGCAATTCATGTTAGGATATATTTTACAGTTTTTGACCTTTGCTGTCGGTGTGCCTTGGCAGGATGCGCTCAACGTTGGAAGTTTAATCGGCACGAAAGTGGCGCTGAATGAATTTGTCGCCTATCTCGACCTCGCTGCCTTAGTCAAGGAAGGGGCATTAACCGAGAAAGGCGTATTGATGGCAACGTTCGCATTATGTGGATTTGCAAATTTTTCTTCCATTGCAATTCAAATCGGCGGTATCAGTCCATTGGCGCCTGAGCGAAGAAAAGATATTGCCGCGCTCGGTTTGAAAGCAGTTCTCGGCGGTTCTCTTGCGACATTACTGACAGCAACAATTGCGGGAATACTTCTTGGATAA
- a CDS encoding PIN domain-containing protein, producing the protein MKQRIYIDTSVIGGYYDAEFEADTKRFFERIGKKDFLVHLSEISTIELMPAPERVKDVVRKIPADCLVSLEFTKESEELSNHYLEEKILGMNSLNDAYHIAIATVNRIEVLVSWNFKHIVNLDKIRLFNALNLKYGFPLIDIRSPKEMIKYED; encoded by the coding sequence ATGAAACAACGAATATACATTGATACGTCTGTTATCGGAGGTTATTATGATGCAGAATTTGAAGCAGATACGAAGCGATTTTTTGAGAGAATCGGAAAGAAAGATTTTCTCGTTCACCTTTCGGAAATCAGTACAATCGAATTAATGCCCGCGCCGGAACGTGTGAAAGATGTCGTGAGAAAAATTCCGGCAGATTGTTTAGTATCGCTGGAGTTTACCAAAGAATCTGAAGAGTTATCGAATCATTATCTTGAAGAAAAAATACTTGGCATGAACAGTCTGAACGATGCGTACCACATTGCAATTGCAACGGTGAATCGCATTGAAGTTCTCGTAAGTTGGAATTTTAAACATATAGTGAACTTAGATAAGATAAGACTTTTTAATGCCCTGAATTTGAAATATGGCTTTCCTCTCATTGATATTCGTTCACCAAAGGAAATGATAAAATATGAAGACTAA
- a CDS encoding radical SAM protein, with protein MNYKAYLNTLGNRCWTLPIVILYVTEGCNLKCQMCSYRKPLPNELSLDEIRKLADELFGFGLRHIAFSGGEPLLRKDFPEICQLFSREKVKQTLLTNGLLLSKRYIEIQSYFHEIIVSLDGATSEVQTSIRGVDSFETILQGVEKVVSASKRPLISFRIVIQKSNFRQMPMMIELARSLKIDRISFLAVDVRSVAYGRLETGQTVSESSVNLNHEECIEFAEIVKQLSVDYRNEFQNGFISESSEKLNHIAQYFRALLGEADFPRNHCNAPNVSAVITSTGDILPCYFLPKFGNIREEIIRSIVNSESICQTRKKVKEYSLKQCQQCVCTLQVPAMNAFMDRF; from the coding sequence TTGAACTACAAAGCATATCTCAACACACTCGGTAACCGTTGTTGGACATTACCGATTGTCATTCTGTATGTAACCGAAGGATGCAATCTCAAATGTCAAATGTGTTCATACCGTAAACCGTTACCAAATGAACTTTCACTTGATGAAATTCGAAAACTCGCCGACGAGTTATTCGGTTTTGGGTTGAGGCACATTGCTTTCTCAGGCGGTGAACCGTTATTGCGGAAGGACTTTCCAGAAATCTGTCAGCTATTTTCGCGGGAGAAAGTAAAGCAAACACTTCTCACCAACGGATTGCTGTTATCAAAACGGTATATAGAAATCCAATCGTATTTCCATGAGATAATTGTCTCACTCGATGGTGCAACCTCTGAAGTTCAAACTTCAATACGAGGTGTTGATTCATTTGAGACGATTCTTCAAGGAGTAGAGAAGGTTGTTTCTGCAAGTAAGCGTCCACTAATTTCATTTCGTATTGTCATACAAAAATCAAACTTCCGGCAAATGCCGATGATGATTGAACTTGCCCGGTCGTTGAAGATAGATAGGATTTCCTTTCTTGCCGTTGATGTTCGTTCGGTTGCGTATGGCAGATTGGAAACAGGACAGACAGTTTCAGAAAGTTCAGTGAATTTGAATCACGAAGAATGTATTGAATTTGCAGAAATAGTCAAGCAACTTTCTGTTGATTATCGAAATGAATTTCAAAACGGATTTATCAGTGAATCATCTGAGAAACTCAATCATATTGCACAATATTTTCGCGCGTTGCTTGGCGAAGCGGATTTCCCTAGAAATCATTGTAACGCTCCGAACGTTTCGGCTGTTATTACTTCAACAGGTGATATCCTCCCCTGTTACTTCCTTCCGAAGTTTGGTAATATTAGAGAAGAAATAATCCGTTCGATAGTGAACTCTGAATCCATTTGCCAAACAAGAAAGAAGGTTAAAGAGTATTCACTCAAACAATGTCAGCAGTGTGTTTGCACCCTGCAAGTTCCCGCTATGAATGCGTTCATGGATAGATTTTAA
- a CDS encoding thymidine kinase, whose protein sequence is MEIGTPHSTPSGTGWIEVVTGCMYSGKTEELIRRLRRAQIAKQNVIIFKPKIDKRYSKSNIVSHNTQSLPSIVVTKPSEIFEKALFSQVIGIDEAQFFSLDLVDVCEKLAAMGKRVIVAGLDQDYRGKPFEPIPHLLAVAEYITKTLAICVVCGNPADRTQRITKQQKRVLVGAKGVYEARCRKCFEPPKE, encoded by the coding sequence ATGGAAATTGGAACTCCACACAGCACACCAAGCGGCACCGGCTGGATTGAGGTCGTTACCGGTTGTATGTACAGCGGCAAAACAGAAGAATTAATTCGCCGACTTCGCAGGGCGCAAATTGCTAAGCAAAACGTTATCATCTTCAAACCGAAAATTGACAAACGGTACAGCAAAAGTAATATCGTCTCTCATAACACGCAATCACTCCCTTCAATCGTCGTTACAAAACCGTCTGAGATTTTTGAAAAGGCACTCTTCTCGCAAGTGATTGGCATAGATGAAGCACAATTCTTTTCACTTGATTTAGTTGATGTTTGTGAGAAACTTGCGGCGATGGGTAAACGGGTCATCGTTGCCGGACTTGACCAGGATTATCGCGGTAAGCCATTCGAACCAATTCCCCATTTACTCGCAGTTGCTGAGTACATTACAAAGACGCTCGCCATCTGTGTTGTCTGCGGAAATCCTGCCGACCGAACACAGCGTATCACGAAACAACAAAAGCGTGTCCTCGTCGGCGCAAAAGGTGTGTATGAAGCCCGTTGCCGGAAATGCTTCGAGCCCCCGAAAGAATAA